In Papaver somniferum cultivar HN1 unplaced genomic scaffold, ASM357369v1 unplaced-scaffold_80, whole genome shotgun sequence, the following proteins share a genomic window:
- the LOC113345024 gene encoding uncharacterized protein LOC113345024, whose protein sequence is MAIELPEHEGGEEKLRALPWSMPKILIDGGSFVEILFYETFKQMGLVPSTYIIFGFNGSSTIPRGEVTLEIRIGSILTLTTFYVVDVISPYTAIIGLSWIHGIKGVASTYHRKIRFHTTGGIAKIQGDSDEAK, encoded by the coding sequence atggccattGAACTTCCCGAGCACGAAGGTGGGGAAGAAAAACTTAGAGCACTGCCATGGTCAATGCCCAAAATCTTGATCGACGGAGGTAGTTTTGTTGAAATCTTGTTCTACGAAACATTCAAACAGATGGGACTTGTACCCTCTACCTATATCATATTTGGATTCAATGGCTCATCCACCATCCCAAGAGGAGAAGTAACTCTGGAGATTCGTATAGGATCAATCCTTACACTCACCACATTCTACGTAGTGGACGTAATTTCTCCATACACTGCCATCATCGGGCTATCCTGGATCCATGGGATCAAAGGGGTTGCCTCGACGTACCATCGGAAAATAAGGTTTCATACAACCGGTGGAATCGCTAAAATCCAAGGTGATTCGGACGAAGCTAAATAA